The proteins below come from a single Crossiella sp. CA-258035 genomic window:
- a CDS encoding SAM-dependent methyltransferase, with protein MSTQTSWVPPDIDVDRASPARVYDYLLGGAWNFPADRQMAEAAVARMPWVRDLARYNRSFLSRAVRYCAERGINQFLDLGSGMPTSKSVHEMAMEIDPESRVVYVEQEQVAVAHSELILTSVPGAGVLGADMRAAREVLASPVTRELLDFTEPVAVVMASSLHYVLEAEEAAELVRTYLAAVPAGSYLVLSHITDDGADGSAEVRELVELSRATTSAGVARSRAWIASLFDGLDLVDPGLVYTSQWRPNTPLRLVTDMSAHASLLAAVARKP; from the coding sequence GTGAGCACCCAGACCAGCTGGGTACCGCCCGACATCGACGTGGACCGCGCCAGTCCGGCCAGGGTCTACGACTACCTGCTCGGCGGCGCGTGGAACTTCCCCGCCGACCGGCAGATGGCCGAGGCGGCCGTCGCGCGGATGCCGTGGGTACGGGACCTGGCCCGGTACAACCGGTCCTTCCTCAGCCGCGCGGTCCGCTACTGCGCCGAACGCGGCATCAACCAGTTCCTGGACCTCGGCTCGGGCATGCCGACCTCCAAGAGCGTGCACGAGATGGCCATGGAGATCGACCCGGAGTCCAGGGTGGTCTACGTGGAGCAGGAGCAGGTCGCGGTCGCGCACAGCGAGCTGATCCTGACCTCCGTGCCCGGCGCGGGCGTGCTGGGCGCGGACATGCGCGCCGCGCGGGAGGTGCTGGCCAGCCCGGTCACCAGGGAGCTGCTGGACTTCACCGAGCCGGTCGCGGTGGTCATGGCCTCCTCCCTGCACTACGTGCTCGAGGCCGAGGAGGCCGCCGAGCTGGTCCGCACCTACCTGGCCGCGGTGCCCGCGGGCAGCTACCTGGTGCTCTCGCACATCACCGACGACGGCGCCGACGGCTCGGCCGAGGTGCGCGAGCTGGTCGAGCTCTCCCGCGCCACCACCAGCGCCGGGGTGGCCCGCTCCCGCGCCTGGATCGCGAGCCTGTTCGACGGTCTGGACCTGGTCGACCCCGGCCTGGTCTACACCTCGCAGTGGCGGCCGAACACGCCGCTGCGGCTGGTCACCGACATGTCGGCACACGCTTCCCTGCTCGCGGCGGTGGCCCGCAAACCCTGA